The following coding sequences lie in one Apium graveolens cultivar Ventura chromosome 3, ASM990537v1, whole genome shotgun sequence genomic window:
- the LOC141712257 gene encoding SWI/SNF complex subunit SWI3C-like, producing the protein MPASSSDTLNSGNKRKRESLTTPPHDDVPQQPEHLSPDFIENPTNFNSNNHSISSSPHPIKPELLSNTRIPVSEFPPVFKRNVQRPHLSVIAIVNAERGNVSNCGVSLENVSYGQLQALSVMTKESLVDLENGEGDCVSYVIKPPKIMKGQGVVKRFGNDRSLVVPMHADWFSPNKVHRLERQAVPQYFSGNSVHHTPKKYMECRNCIVAKYMDNPEKNLARSDCDGLVIGVDRDDMNQIFRFLDHSGIINYCAPALDCQMQDDGMCLNEDSNGELRLAMNLLKSIDSLIQFDRPKCQLSAADAYPELRALVHSNFDLDSKIQERLFENRCSCCSRPLPVNYYQSQKEDEVQLCMECFHEGRFIAGHSSLDFSRFDSSKDGDLTREKWSDQETLLLLEAMEVHGDNWNDIAEHVKTKSKAQCIIHFLRFPMDDSSMQNVEVPHIPISVKLSNNEESDRLNLNGHHAGLTLQDTNSESRVPFANYANPIVAQVAFLASALGPRVAAAYAHTTLIELTKDDQVATSDYNITESSQQKDNTPLSDAKLRAASKAGLSAAATKSKLFADHEEREIQRLSANIINYQLKRLELKLKQFTQLETILNKECEQVDRVKQIIAAERAGLLSTQFGPAGVARSASLSASCSANNQLVHPHVLPVMSNSAMSRPMPGYRSGVD; encoded by the exons ATGCCAGCTTCCAGCtcag ACACGCTCAACAGCGGGAACAAACGCAAGCGAGAGTCACTGACCACTCCCCCACACGACGACGTTCCCCAACAACCAGAACACCTTTCCCCCGATTTCATTGAAAACCCAACCAATTTTAACTCTAATAACCACTCCATTAGCTCTTCACCTCATCCAATTAAACCCGAGCTGTTATCCAACACTCGGATTCCTGTATCGGAGTTTCCTCCAGTGTTTAAGCGCAATGTGCAACGGCCACATTTGTCCGTGATTGCCATTGTGAATGCGGAAAGGGGAAATGTTTCCAACTGTGGTGTGAGTTTGGAGAATGTCTCGTATGGTCAGCTTCAGGCGTTATCAGTTATGACTAAAGAGAGTTTGGTTGATTTGGAGAACGGGGAGGGGGATTGTGTTTCATATGTTATAAAGCCTCCCAAGATAATGAAGGGGCAAGGTGTGGTTAAGCGGTTTGGAAATGATCGGAGTCTTGTGGTGCCAATGCATGCTG ACTGGTTTTCACCTAATAAGGTGCATAGATTAGAGAGACAGGCAGTTCCACAATATTTCTCTGGGAATTCGGTACACCATACACCTAAAAAGTACATGGAATGCCGAAATTGTATTGTTGCCAAGTACATGGATAATCCAGAAAAGAATTTGGCAAGGTCTGATTGTGATGGCCTGGTAATTGGTGTTGACCGTGATGACATGAATCAAATTTTCCGCTTTCTTGATCACTCGGGTATCATTAATTACTGTGCTCCTGCTCTGGATTGTCAAATGCAAGACGATGGGATGTGCCTCAACGAAGATTCAAATGGGGAACTTCGTCTGGCGATGAATCTTTTGAAATCCATCGATAGCTTAATCCAGTTTGATAGGCCTAAATGTCAGCTTAGTGCAGCAGATGCTTATCCGGAACTAAGGGCTCTTGTTCATAGTAATTTTGACCTGGATAGCAAAATTCAGGAGCGATTATTCGAGAACAGGTGCAGTTGCTGTTCTCGACCTCTTCCAGTCAATTATTATCAATCACAGAAAGAG GATGAAGTACAATTATGCATGGAGTGCTTTCATGAGGGGAGATTTATTGCTGGTCACTCAAGCCTGGATTTCTCAAGGTTTGATTCTAGTAAAGATGGAGATCTAACTAGAGAAAAGTGGTCTGACCAGGAAACTCTACTGCTTCTGGAGGCAATGGAAGTTCACGGTGACAATTGGAACGATATTGCAGAGCATGTTAAGACCAAGTCAAAAGCACAATGCATTATTCACTTTCTGCGATTTCCCATGGATGATTCCTCAATGCAAAATGTGGAGGTACCACATATTCCCATTTCTGTGAAATTGTCGAACAATGAAGAGTCCGACAGATTAAACCTAAATGGCCATCATGCAG GCTTGACTCTACAAGACACTAATTCTGAGAGCAGAGTTCCTTTTGCAAACTATGCAAATCCCATAGTAGCCCAG GTTGCCTTCCTGGCCTCTGCTCTGGGACCAAGAGTTGCTGCAGCCTATGCTCATACCACCTTAATAGAGCTTACTAAGGATGATCAAGTAGCTACTTCTGATTACAATATTACTGAATCAAGTCAACAAAAAG ACAATACTCCATTATCTGATGCAAAACTTAGAGCTGCTTCCAAAGCTGGTCTGTCCGCTGCAGCAACCAAGTCAAAACTATTTGCTGATCATGAGGAGCGCGAAATTCAAAGGCTTTCTGCTAATATCATAAATTATCAG TTAAAGAGGTTAGAACTGAAGCTGAAGCAATTTACACAACTGGAGACTATTTTAAATAAAGAATGTGAGCAAGTGGACAGAGTGAAGCAGATAATTGCTGCTGAACGTGCTGGTTTGCTCTCAACCCAGTTTGGGCCAGCTGGTGTGGCTCGATCTGCAAGTCTATCAGCTTCTTGTTCTGCCAATAATCAACTAGTTCATCCTCATGTTCTACCCGTGATGTCAAATAGCGCAATGTCGAGACCCATGCCTGGGTATAGATCCGGAGTTGATTAA
- the LOC141714199 gene encoding uncharacterized protein LOC141714199 has product MATIASSSTSTLGSGVLSNTLDANHPYYLHPSDNLGMLVTTVVLNEGNYNQWRRSMEIALSSKLKSGFIDGSYLKPAIDSPLMIHWMRCNNMITSWILNSVSTEIRNSIVYIQSAREIWLDLEVRYAQSNVPKLFHLKKELAHLTEGSLSILSYFTKFRTINDELDCLSTKPRCTCGLCSCTVNLKLDTVDQNVQLIQFLMGLSDSFTAIRGQILMMKPLPSLSQSYAMLLQEESQRTSNCSLMNTENVAMAVKSSFQGNKNQIKNNYGRRSSDIAAVVCDYCHMTGHLKDKCYCIHGYPSWHKLFGKPKPKPKLLQSKSAVVANVQQVSSTSDVLDGGTVSVGLHSSVTEGMSLSDTQCQQLIHFLQKSMTVKPTNHSLDTDST; this is encoded by the coding sequence ATGGCAACGATTGCATCGTCTTCAACATCAACGCTTGGTTCAGGtgttttatcaaacaccttagATGCTAATCATCCATATTATTTGCATCCATCTGATAATCTTGGTATGCTTGTTACAACTGTTGTGCTGAATGAAGGTAACTATAATCAATGGCGTAGATCCATGGAAATTGCATTATCCTCAAaactaaaatcaggatttattgATGGATCATATCTTAAGCCTGCTATAGATTCTCCATTAATGATTCATTGGATGAGATGTAATAATATGATAACTTCATGGATCTTAAATTCAGTCTCAACGGAAATACGAAACAGTATAGTCTATATTCAATCTGCTCGTGAGATCTGGCTTGATCTTGAAGTGCGATATGCTCAGAGCAATGTACCCAAACTTTTTCATCTGAAGAAAGAATTAGCTCATCTTACTGAAGGCTCTTTGTCTATATTGTCTTATTTTACCAAGTTTCGGACAATTAATGATGAACTTGATTGTCTGTCCACTAAGCCTAGATGTACTTGTGGATTATGCTCATGTACTGTTAATCTGAAGCTTGATACAGTTGATCAGAATGTACAGCTAATTCAGTTTTTAATGGGGCTTAGTGATTCATTCACTGCCATTAGAGGTCAGATATTGATGATGAAACCACTGCCATCACTAAGTCAGAGCTATGCTATGTTGTTACAAGAGGAGAGTCAGAGAACATCCAATTGTAGTTTGATGAATACTGAGAATGTAGCTATGGCAGTGAAGTCCTCATTTCAGGGGAATAAGAATCAGATCAAGAACAATTATGGACGAAGGTCAAGTGATATTGCTGCTGTGGTATGTGACTATTGTCATATGACTGGTCATCTCAAAGATAAATGTTATTGCATCCATGGATATCCATCTTGGCATAAGCTGTTTGGCAAGCCTAAACCAAAGCCTAAGCTACTACAATCCAAAAGTGCTGTGGTGGCTAATGTTCAACAGGTTTCTTCCACGTCTGATGTGCTTGATGGTGGCACTGTAAGTGTAGGACTTCACTCTTCTGTGACAGAAGGAATGAGTTTGTCTGATACTCAATGTCAGCAACTCATACATTTCTTGCAGAAGTCAATGACTGTGAAGCCTACAAATCATTCACTTGATACTGATTCAACATGA